GCGGTGTCGAACGATCCGGGCGGGTCGAAGGTCTTCGTGACGCTGGCAGGGGCGGTCATGCTGGCGTCGATCGTCCACGGCGCGCGGGGGCTGCTGCGCAACCGCCGGGCCGGCCGTGCGCTGCGGGACGCTGCTTGTTTCACCACTACGGAGATCATGGCATGAACCGACGCGTGGAAGATGTCGCCGACATCGTGCAACTGACCTTCGACCGGGTGTTCGATGTGCAGGGCCGGATGTTCAGTTTTGAAAGCGGCGGCAGGAAGGAATACGGCGTCAGCTTTTCCGACGGTACCGTCCCGCGCGACGGGGCGCGGTATGCGGTGGCGCTGGTGGAAGAGAGTAACTGGCAGAAGGTGATCGGCTGGCGCGATCTCTCCACCCCGAACGTCGTGCTGGCGGAAACGGCCTGGGACGTTGCGCACGAGCAGGCCTGGAGCTTGTACTGGTTCGGGCCGTTCTTCATTTTCGGGGCGCTCCTGTTCCTCGGGATCTGGGCGGCGCTGGCGGTATTGGTCCTGTTCCTGTGGGGGGCGGTGTATTTCGTCCGGCAAGCGCGGGAGCGCAACCGGCTGGTCGACCAGGCGCTCAGGGATGTCCCGCCGGCCGCGCCGCCCGGATCGGGCGGCGATCCGCCGATGTCGGTTCGCACCGTGATCACAGGCATCCTGAGTCTCTATTTCAGGTTCTGACGACGCAAGCGCCAATGGGGCGACGGTTTGACGCGCATTCCAGGATTGGATAATATGTCTAATATTGGATCGGACCTCCATTCCGTTACCGCGAACCTGAAAGGACTTCACCATGACCTCGCTCCAGCTCCCTACCTATGAAGACATCGCCCAGGCCGCCGAGCGCATCCTGGGCGCGGCACACCGCACGCCGGTGCTGACCTCGCGCACCGTCAACGAGGAGTTCGGGGCCGAGGTGTTCTTCAAGTGCGAGAACATGCAGCGCATGGGCGCCTTCAAGTTCCGCGGCGGCTACAACGCGTTGTCGAAGTTCAGTCCCGAGCAGCGCCGCGCCGGCGTCGTCGCTTTCTCGTCGGGCAACCATGCGCAGGCGGTGGCGCTGTCGGCCAAAATCCTCGGCATGCCGGCCACGATCATCATGCCGCAGGACGCGCCGGCCGCCAAGGTCGCCGCCACGCGCGGCTATGGCGCCAACGTGGTGACCTACGACCGCTATACCGAAGACCGCGAACAGATCGGCCGCGAGCTGGCCGAGAGGCATGGCCTGACCCTGATCCCGCCCTATGACCATGCGGACGTGATCGCGGGGCAGGGCACGGCCGCCAAGGAGTTGTTCGAGGAAGTGGGGCCACTGGACGCCTTCTTCGTCTGCCTGGGCGGCGGCGGCCTGCTGTCCGGCTCCGCGCTCGCCACGCGCGCGCTGTCGCCGGGCTGCATGCTGTATGGCGTCGAGCCGGAAGCCGGCAACGATGGCCAGCAGTCGTTCCGCAAGGGCGAGATCGTCCACATCGACACGCCGCGCACCATCGCCGACGGCGCGCAGA
This portion of the Telluria beijingensis genome encodes:
- a CDS encoding threo-3-hydroxy-L-aspartate ammonia-lyase, with protein sequence MTSLQLPTYEDIAQAAERILGAAHRTPVLTSRTVNEEFGAEVFFKCENMQRMGAFKFRGGYNALSKFSPEQRRAGVVAFSSGNHAQAVALSAKILGMPATIIMPQDAPAAKVAATRGYGANVVTYDRYTEDREQIGRELAERHGLTLIPPYDHADVIAGQGTAAKELFEEVGPLDAFFVCLGGGGLLSGSALATRALSPGCMLYGVEPEAGNDGQQSFRKGEIVHIDTPRTIADGAQTQHLGKLTFPIIQRDVNDILTVSDDELVSCMRFFAERMKIVVEPTGCLGFAAARRMKEQLKGKKVGVLISGGNIDLGRFASLLGDQA